A single region of the Thermoleophilum album genome encodes:
- a CDS encoding inositol monophosphatase family protein: MPAGEDDFALLDLARAMARQVRRVVASLDTTAARGVARGRGEGGDVSLAVDALAEAAAIDVLEKAAVAATVVSEERGEVAVAGGGELRVVIDPVDGSLNAKRGLPFASLSVAFAQGSRLRDVTCGFVCDLASGDEWFAVRGRGAYRRLAGADASASDDRLPLERVLPASRQLEVLALECTAPRLIAAHAGAIEASGAERVRVLGGAAEAMCLVAEGRVDALVALRPLRVVDFAAARVVVEEAGGSVWLGGEGGKARLAIASRLELVAARDAGTAKRLAELFFGAERPAARC, encoded by the coding sequence ATGCCGGCTGGCGAGGACGATTTCGCGCTGCTCGACCTCGCCCGCGCCATGGCCCGGCAGGTGCGCCGCGTCGTCGCGAGCCTCGACACCACCGCTGCACGCGGCGTCGCCCGAGGCCGCGGCGAGGGGGGAGACGTGTCGCTCGCGGTCGACGCGCTCGCTGAGGCGGCGGCCATCGACGTGCTCGAGAAAGCCGCTGTCGCCGCCACTGTCGTCTCCGAAGAACGCGGCGAGGTTGCGGTCGCCGGCGGCGGCGAACTGCGGGTTGTGATCGATCCCGTCGACGGCTCCCTGAATGCCAAGCGCGGCCTGCCCTTCGCCTCGCTGTCGGTCGCCTTCGCGCAGGGATCGCGGCTTCGCGACGTCACCTGCGGCTTCGTCTGCGATCTGGCTAGCGGTGACGAATGGTTCGCCGTGCGAGGCAGGGGCGCTTACCGGCGGCTAGCTGGCGCCGACGCTAGCGCCAGCGACGACCGGCTGCCGTTGGAACGAGTGTTGCCGGCCTCCCGGCAGCTAGAGGTGCTCGCACTCGAGTGCACGGCGCCGCGCCTCATCGCCGCCCACGCGGGGGCGATCGAAGCCTCGGGCGCCGAGCGCGTGCGCGTCCTCGGCGGTGCGGCCGAGGCGATGTGTCTGGTGGCTGAGGGACGGGTCGACGCCCTCGTTGCGTTGCGTCCGCTGCGCGTCGTCGATTTTGCGGCAGCGCGTGTTGTCGTGGAGGAGGCGGGCGGCAGTGTTTGGCTAGGTGGCGAGGGCGGCAAGGCTCGGCTCGCGATAGCGTCACGGCTCGAGCTCGTGGCCGCACGCGACGCGGGTACCGCCAAGCGTCTCGCGGAGCTCTTTTTCGGCGCTGAACGCCCCGCGGCGCGCTGCTAG
- a CDS encoding PD-(D/E)XK nuclease family protein has protein sequence MVYEAEAGDGASRAAIGLGTPPDRGNPPARHAQGRANARDPSEESAAAATGARGGALPRACVVGGPPGSGRTTELVERFLAALAEPGSEPATFVTASERAAAAVRARAEAQLRGASDELAVWSVARIAERLLRRHARLAAIDPSFPLVGRAERVLLVHDALDRLAPVAHDPMADPAQLAASLVDGIDRFKGELLLPEEARARAETALRGARDDSARAAAARAVEVARAYELHERMLAERGWIDRLGAVVRAVELLRREPSVRRGAAQALGALFVDDYEALSLAEATLVAALASEARAVTVAVADASWIADRDAALRAREIEQEFVVDDPVNLGQSRRAPVRGQGWRVARTRDRAERAQLAAALCARAVSKHGGPSEVAVVTDEEPLAERVALALERLNLPTERGGRGAFFRRPEVRDVIAWLRALADPADAAAAMRALARPPIELAQRDLARLSQSARRRRIDVPSAVAAALTSDQLTPEGRERLHAFHDLYTRAARAAATMRPDAFVLRLVRRLGMLRGAALAGDSENAARARNIGRLVETAARLCDRDPDASLADLVRLLSVAARAGVDPLGDDALEVSRSAVAVECACPPSREVSCVIALAGDATSRSELLNWAARARTEVVVVAAACNREVDELLAELGAEELELAATGPLERGPLDLVVAELASKLGETVSEVAGRIGEMRLDTHVDVDRAVVALLDLIKAVAVSERARAGEDPREVLAVSSAIVERAATESQRELLARSSVDALLAGGAPDAHAPAANGDSDARPAAQPTGLEPFIPRRGDGLLLSASDLETYRLCPLRYKFARVFRIPQEPTLQQRFGIALHQTLERFHLHSDGSRAALLRTFEACWRRAGLGQGPREQALRERARRALERYFDRFGSERAAGGAQPLWFERGFAFRLGRHLVRGRVDRVDRRADGSFELIDYKTGKARSDADLADDIQLSLYQLAAREAWGVECAAQSYLYVLTGEKVEVPATATNIERVVARVEELAAGIAEQRFEPRPAPDLCAACDYRILCPASEV, from the coding sequence ATGGTTTACGAGGCCGAGGCTGGGGACGGCGCCAGTCGCGCCGCGATCGGCCTGGGGACGCCGCCGGACCGTGGGAACCCGCCGGCGAGACACGCCCAGGGGCGGGCGAACGCTCGCGACCCAAGCGAAGAGTCGGCAGCGGCAGCGACCGGGGCACGCGGAGGCGCGTTGCCGCGCGCCTGCGTGGTGGGCGGCCCCCCCGGCAGCGGCCGCACCACGGAGCTCGTCGAGCGCTTCCTGGCCGCGCTCGCCGAACCCGGCAGCGAACCGGCGACGTTCGTGACGGCGAGCGAGCGGGCCGCCGCCGCGGTGCGTGCCCGCGCCGAGGCGCAGCTGCGCGGGGCGAGCGACGAGCTCGCGGTTTGGTCGGTGGCGCGAATCGCAGAGCGGCTTTTGCGGCGCCACGCCCGGCTTGCCGCGATCGACCCCTCGTTTCCGCTCGTCGGACGCGCCGAGCGCGTGCTGCTCGTGCACGACGCCCTCGACCGGCTCGCACCGGTGGCCCACGACCCGATGGCCGACCCCGCCCAGCTAGCTGCGTCCCTGGTCGACGGCATCGACCGCTTCAAAGGCGAGCTCCTCCTTCCCGAGGAGGCTCGCGCGCGCGCGGAAACAGCGCTGCGCGGCGCCCGCGACGACAGCGCCCGCGCCGCCGCCGCACGCGCCGTCGAGGTAGCGCGTGCCTACGAGCTGCACGAGCGGATGCTGGCCGAACGCGGCTGGATCGACCGGCTCGGTGCTGTCGTGCGCGCCGTCGAGCTGTTGCGGCGCGAGCCGAGCGTGCGGCGCGGCGCAGCGCAAGCGTTGGGCGCACTGTTCGTGGACGACTACGAGGCGCTCTCGCTCGCCGAGGCGACGCTGGTCGCAGCACTGGCGAGCGAAGCGCGCGCGGTGACGGTCGCGGTCGCCGATGCGAGCTGGATAGCCGATCGCGACGCCGCCCTGCGGGCGCGCGAGATCGAGCAAGAGTTCGTCGTCGACGATCCGGTCAACCTCGGCCAGAGCCGCCGAGCGCCGGTGCGCGGCCAGGGTTGGCGGGTCGCCCGCACACGCGATCGCGCCGAGCGGGCACAGCTCGCGGCGGCGCTGTGCGCCCGTGCGGTGAGCAAGCACGGCGGACCGAGCGAGGTGGCGGTCGTCACCGACGAGGAGCCGCTCGCCGAGCGCGTCGCGTTGGCGCTCGAGCGCCTTAACTTGCCGACCGAACGCGGCGGCCGCGGCGCTTTCTTCCGCCGCCCCGAGGTGCGCGACGTGATCGCGTGGCTGCGCGCGCTCGCCGACCCTGCCGACGCTGCGGCGGCGATGCGTGCGTTGGCGAGACCCCCGATCGAGCTCGCGCAGCGCGACCTGGCGCGGCTGTCGCAGTCGGCGCGACGGCGACGGATCGATGTGCCGAGCGCCGTGGCGGCGGCGCTGACGAGCGACCAGTTGACGCCAGAGGGGCGCGAGCGTCTCCATGCGTTCCACGATCTCTACACACGCGCGGCACGCGCGGCGGCGACGATGCGACCCGACGCGTTCGTGCTGCGGCTCGTGCGCCGGCTCGGGATGCTGCGCGGCGCGGCGCTCGCCGGCGACAGCGAGAACGCCGCCCGTGCGCGCAACATCGGACGCCTGGTCGAAACAGCGGCACGGCTGTGCGACCGCGACCCCGACGCGTCGCTTGCCGATCTCGTGCGGCTGCTGTCGGTGGCGGCGCGTGCCGGCGTCGATCCCCTCGGCGATGATGCGCTTGAGGTTTCACGCTCGGCAGTGGCGGTGGAGTGCGCCTGTCCGCCGTCGCGCGAGGTGAGTTGCGTGATCGCTCTCGCCGGCGACGCGACGTCGCGCAGCGAGCTTTTGAACTGGGCTGCGCGGGCACGGACCGAGGTGGTGGTGGTCGCGGCGGCGTGTAACCGCGAGGTGGACGAGCTCCTCGCCGAACTGGGGGCCGAGGAGCTCGAGCTCGCGGCGACGGGACCGCTCGAGCGCGGACCGCTCGATCTGGTCGTCGCCGAGCTGGCGAGCAAGCTTGGGGAGACGGTTTCCGAGGTCGCCGGACGGATCGGCGAGATGCGCCTCGACACACACGTCGACGTCGATCGCGCGGTGGTGGCGCTGCTCGATCTGATCAAGGCGGTCGCGGTGTCGGAGCGCGCCCGCGCCGGCGAGGATCCGCGCGAGGTGCTCGCCGTGTCGAGCGCGATCGTCGAGCGCGCAGCGACGGAAAGCCAGCGCGAGCTGCTAGCGCGCTCGTCGGTCGACGCGCTGCTTGCCGGCGGCGCGCCCGACGCTCACGCCCCGGCAGCGAACGGTGACAGCGACGCGCGACCGGCAGCGCAGCCCACCGGTCTTGAGCCTTTCATCCCCCGCCGCGGCGACGGTTTGCTGCTGTCGGCGTCCGACCTCGAGACCTACCGGCTCTGTCCGTTGCGCTACAAGTTCGCCCGCGTCTTTCGCATCCCCCAGGAACCGACGCTGCAGCAGCGTTTCGGTATCGCGCTGCACCAGACGCTCGAGCGCTTCCATCTGCACAGCGACGGCTCGCGCGCGGCGCTGTTGCGCACTTTCGAGGCTTGCTGGCGGCGAGCAGGGCTCGGTCAGGGGCCGCGCGAACAGGCTTTGCGCGAGCGCGCACGGCGAGCGCTCGAGCGCTACTTCGACCGCTTCGGCAGCGAGCGGGCGGCCGGTGGCGCACAGCCGCTGTGGTTCGAGCGCGGCTTCGCGTTCCGTCTCGGCCGCCATCTGGTGCGGGGGCGGGTCGATCGCGTCGACCGGCGCGCAGACGGCAGCTTCGAACTGATCGACTACAAGACCGGCAAGGCGCGCAGCGACGCCGATCTCGCCGACGACATCCAGCTGTCGCTCTACCAGCTCGCGGCACGCGAGGCGTGGGGTGTTGAGTGCGCGGCGCAGAGCTACCTGTACGTGCTGACCGGCGAGAAGGTCGAGGTGCCGGCGACGGCTACGAACATCGAGCGGGTGGTGGCGCGCGTCGAGGAGCTTGCCGCGGGCATCGCCGAACAGCGTTTCGAGCCGCGCCCGGCACCCGACCTGTGCGCGGCGTGTGACTACCGCATCCTCTGCCCGGCGAGCGAGGTGTAG
- a CDS encoding PAC2 family protein — MSDELRVDVWPDLRRPTLVCAFEGWNDAGDAASCAADFIHRRLGANEFAEIDPENFYDFTAVRPTVALAADGRRKLSWPRNVFSFAEVPGADGDVVVLRGVEPSLRWRTFTRLVLEVVERLEVRLVVSLGSLLADVPHTRPVAITGFASDPLMLDRLGVARSTYEGPTGIIGVLHHTLAQADIAAISLWASTPHYVAATPNTKVALALVRAFEGAAKVAVEASELERAAEEYERRVSLAVQQDPEARAFVERLESAADDEQPRPRRIPSGEMIARDFQRFLRQRGGNRSAEDEEER, encoded by the coding sequence GTGAGCGACGAACTGCGCGTCGACGTTTGGCCTGATCTGCGCCGCCCGACACTGGTTTGCGCCTTCGAAGGTTGGAACGACGCTGGCGACGCCGCCTCCTGTGCCGCCGACTTCATACACCGCCGGCTCGGGGCCAACGAGTTCGCCGAGATCGACCCCGAAAACTTCTACGACTTCACCGCCGTGCGGCCCACCGTCGCGCTCGCAGCCGACGGCCGTCGCAAGCTGTCGTGGCCGCGCAACGTCTTTTCTTTCGCCGAGGTACCCGGCGCCGACGGCGACGTCGTGGTGCTGCGCGGCGTGGAGCCGTCGCTGCGCTGGCGCACCTTCACGCGGCTTGTGCTCGAAGTCGTCGAGCGTCTCGAGGTGCGGCTCGTCGTCTCGCTCGGTTCGCTGCTCGCCGACGTACCGCACACACGCCCGGTCGCGATCACCGGGTTCGCCTCCGACCCGCTGATGCTCGACCGCCTCGGCGTTGCCCGCTCCACCTACGAGGGTCCGACCGGCATCATCGGTGTTCTCCACCACACGCTTGCCCAGGCCGACATCGCCGCGATCAGCTTGTGGGCGTCGACGCCGCACTATGTCGCGGCGACCCCCAACACCAAGGTCGCGCTCGCGCTCGTTCGCGCCTTCGAGGGGGCGGCGAAAGTCGCCGTCGAGGCGTCCGAGCTCGAGCGCGCCGCCGAAGAGTACGAGCGACGCGTCTCGCTTGCCGTCCAGCAAGACCCCGAAGCGCGCGCCTTCGTCGAGCGGCTCGAATCGGCCGCCGACGACGAGCAGCCGCGCCCGCGACGGATCCCGTCGGGCGAAATGATCGCCCGCGATTTCCAGCGCTTTTTGCGCCAGCGCGGCGGAAACCGAAGCGCGGAGGACGAAGAGGAGCGCTAG
- a CDS encoding HDIG domain-containing metalloprotein has product MSERTSGEREGQGGARVPRRQASGEGSMRSDPPLAALEPGRSFSGVYACTRKDLLVARNGQPYLAVELGDSSGTITARAFRDAAALASGFEQGDLVEVVGRVERFRGERTVELASIRRADRSAVDPRRFLPATARELDELDGFFEALAAELACPVLAPLVQLFVHDEGFREQFRLAPCTREGHHAYLGGLLEHTVAVATLAHELCQVHPWLDRDLLLAAALLHDVGKTREFELGAEIALSSEGALLGHLALGQRMIEERWSALAADRTAVGPLARVPAADREARFQSLLHCVLAHHGPDQLPSRRFRSAEAAALYRLNQLDTAVGAWMGGPVA; this is encoded by the coding sequence GTGAGCGAGCGAACGAGCGGTGAAAGGGAGGGCCAGGGTGGCGCTCGCGTGCCGCGCCGCCAAGCGAGCGGCGAGGGGTCGATGCGCTCGGATCCGCCGCTTGCGGCGCTCGAGCCGGGCCGCTCGTTCAGCGGGGTGTATGCGTGCACGCGCAAGGACTTGCTCGTCGCTCGCAACGGGCAGCCGTATTTGGCGGTAGAGCTCGGTGACAGCTCGGGCACGATCACCGCGCGCGCTTTCCGCGATGCGGCCGCGTTGGCGAGCGGGTTCGAGCAGGGTGACCTGGTGGAGGTGGTGGGACGTGTAGAGCGCTTCCGTGGCGAGCGGACGGTAGAGCTTGCGTCGATCCGTCGTGCCGACCGCAGCGCGGTCGATCCGCGCCGGTTTCTGCCTGCGACGGCGCGCGAGCTCGACGAGCTAGACGGCTTTTTCGAGGCGCTGGCAGCCGAGCTGGCGTGCCCGGTGCTGGCGCCGCTCGTACAGCTTTTCGTGCACGACGAGGGGTTCCGGGAGCAGTTTCGTCTCGCGCCGTGCACGCGCGAGGGACATCACGCCTATCTGGGCGGCTTGCTCGAGCACACGGTCGCGGTGGCGACGCTGGCGCACGAGCTGTGCCAAGTGCATCCATGGCTCGACCGCGATCTGCTGTTGGCGGCGGCGCTCCTCCACGACGTGGGCAAGACGCGCGAGTTCGAGCTCGGCGCCGAGATCGCGCTGTCGAGCGAGGGGGCGCTGCTCGGTCATCTCGCGCTCGGCCAGCGCATGATCGAGGAGCGCTGGTCGGCCCTGGCGGCCGACCGGACAGCGGTCGGGCCGCTCGCTCGCGTCCCGGCCGCGGACCGCGAGGCGCGCTTTCAGTCCCTCCTCCACTGTGTCCTCGCCCACCACGGTCCCGACCAGCTCCCGTCCCGGCGCTTCCGGTCGGCGGAAGCGGCCGCTCTGTACCGGCTGAACCAGCTCGATACGGCGGTGGGAGCTTGGATGGGCGGCCCGGTCGCTTAG
- a CDS encoding TSUP family transporter has protein sequence MSAADLVALAAVGFAAGVASGMLGVGGGVLFVPGLVAFLDKTQLAAEATSLLAVTVVAAVGAWRQHGYGNVRLRDGILIGLLSPIGVVAGTELANAVSDRALALSFAALQLYFAWRLARRVLAPASRGS, from the coding sequence GTGAGCGCCGCAGATTTGGTTGCTCTCGCCGCGGTCGGTTTCGCGGCGGGTGTTGCGAGCGGCATGCTGGGTGTCGGGGGCGGCGTGCTGTTCGTACCGGGACTCGTCGCCTTCCTCGACAAAACGCAGCTCGCGGCCGAGGCCACGTCGCTGCTCGCGGTCACCGTGGTGGCCGCGGTCGGCGCCTGGCGTCAGCACGGCTACGGCAACGTGCGCCTGCGCGACGGCATCCTGATCGGCCTGCTTTCACCGATCGGCGTCGTCGCTGGAACCGAGCTCGCAAACGCCGTCTCCGACCGCGCCCTCGCTCTGTCTTTCGCGGCCCTGCAGCTTTACTTCGCGTGGCGGCTTGCGCGACGGGTGCTCGCGCCGGCTTCGCGCGGGAGTTAG
- a CDS encoding sulfite exporter TauE/SafE family protein yields the protein MTPRRRTLRLALTATAGGAFSGLFGIGGGTVIVPLLIVWFGYRERVATGTSLCAIAIIGALAAAAHGLHGNVDVKAAALVGVPAVAGVVVGAALQQRLPERVVAAIFALVLVASAVKLALG from the coding sequence GTGACGCCTCGCCGACGCACGCTCCGACTCGCCCTCACGGCAACCGCCGGCGGGGCGTTCAGCGGTCTTTTCGGGATCGGCGGCGGCACGGTCATCGTTCCGCTTCTGATCGTGTGGTTCGGTTACCGCGAACGTGTCGCGACCGGCACGTCGCTGTGCGCGATCGCGATCATCGGTGCGCTCGCCGCTGCGGCGCACGGTTTGCACGGCAACGTCGACGTGAAAGCGGCGGCGCTCGTGGGCGTTCCAGCAGTCGCCGGTGTCGTCGTCGGTGCCGCCTTGCAGCAGCGCCTGCCCGAGCGCGTCGTCGCTGCGATCTTCGCGCTCGTACTAGTGGCGAGCGCGGTGAAACTCGCGCTCGGGTGA
- the otsB gene encoding trehalose-phosphatase, with protein sequence MPLAPPEAQSLLEPLVAVPERAAVLCDIDGTLAPIVARPEDAHVSEETARLLARIARRYRLVACVSGRPASEARRLVGVGSLVYAGSHGAELLLPGERGVRVQPGFREWEERVRRFADRVDRAALRLLGIRREDKGPIVALHWRTAPDTQRARSELERLAAEAEEAGLATHWGRKVLELRPPLPIGKDRAVSELVERFGVRSALFGGDDATDLDAFRALRTLHERGALDHVVLVGVHSSEGPSELAEEADLLVDGVGGFASLLRTLAEGSDR encoded by the coding sequence GTGCCGCTCGCACCTCCCGAGGCGCAGTCGCTCCTCGAGCCGCTCGTCGCCGTGCCGGAGCGGGCCGCCGTGCTGTGCGACATCGACGGCACGCTCGCGCCGATCGTCGCTCGTCCCGAGGATGCGCACGTAAGCGAAGAGACCGCGCGCCTGTTGGCGCGGATCGCTCGCCGCTACCGCCTGGTCGCCTGCGTGTCGGGCCGCCCGGCGAGCGAGGCACGGCGTCTGGTCGGAGTCGGCTCGCTCGTTTACGCCGGATCGCACGGGGCCGAGCTGTTGCTCCCCGGCGAGCGCGGCGTGCGTGTCCAGCCAGGGTTCCGCGAGTGGGAGGAGCGTGTGCGGCGGTTCGCCGACCGTGTCGACCGCGCGGCGCTGCGCCTGCTCGGCATCAGGCGCGAGGACAAGGGACCGATCGTCGCCCTGCACTGGCGCACCGCGCCCGACACGCAACGGGCGCGCAGCGAACTCGAACGCCTCGCTGCCGAGGCCGAGGAGGCGGGCCTCGCCACCCACTGGGGCCGGAAAGTGCTTGAACTGCGCCCGCCGCTGCCGATCGGCAAGGATCGGGCTGTCAGCGAACTCGTCGAACGCTTCGGCGTGCGATCGGCGCTCTTCGGCGGCGACGACGCCACCGATCTCGACGCGTTCCGCGCGCTGCGCACACTGCACGAACGGGGCGCGCTCGACCACGTTGTGCTGGTGGGAGTGCACTCGAGCGAAGGTCCGAGCGAACTCGCCGAGGAGGCCGACCTGCTAGTCGACGGGGTCGGCGGCTTCGCCTCCCTTCTGCGCACGCTGGCGGAAGGCTCCGACCGGTGA
- the polX gene encoding DNA polymerase/3'-5' exonuclease PolX, with amino-acid sequence MLRNADIAEMLERLAALYELDGAEPYRVNAYRQAAESVRHATVSVAELARSGRATELPRVGPTIAGKIRDFVESGTVPALERLLAKYPPGLLEVMAVPGIGAKRARLLWETLGVASLEDLERAVETGRIAEVAGFGGRTVERLRRALERLRQRPLAERSRLLLISDACDAAERVLALLAECDGVLAAEAVGGVRRAVEATADVDLLAAAAVPAKAVGERLAASGAFQSVALTEDGDDGGGETAGVARLTLQTHDGIAVDLRLCAPDAFAVALQQLTGSQRHSARIRELASEQGIELSPAGARRAGAALRCATEADVYALVGMPWIPPELREDRGEIEAAQAGSLPDLVTVEQIRGDLHCHTTASDGRADARTMALAARERGYEYLAITDHSASHGFGNAVSASELEQQIERVAALDAELEGITLLCGSEISLRPDGSLDYPDELVERLDWVIASVHTSFALPEREMTARIVAAMENPLVDAIGHPTGRLIGRRDPYAVDVEALVEAAVKTGTMLEINGNPDRRDLSEVWARLAAEAGAMLVINSDAHSPEGFDVIRYGVATARRGWVGAQSVANTRPLAELRRLRKRARV; translated from the coding sequence GTGCTCCGCAATGCCGACATAGCCGAGATGCTCGAGCGGCTCGCAGCGCTGTACGAGCTCGACGGCGCCGAGCCCTACCGCGTCAATGCCTACCGGCAGGCGGCGGAGTCGGTGCGCCACGCGACGGTGTCGGTAGCCGAGCTCGCACGCTCCGGTCGCGCCACCGAACTGCCTCGCGTCGGTCCGACGATCGCGGGCAAGATCCGTGACTTCGTCGAGTCGGGAACGGTCCCGGCGCTGGAGCGCCTTTTGGCGAAATACCCGCCCGGTCTGCTGGAGGTGATGGCGGTTCCGGGGATCGGCGCGAAACGCGCGCGGCTCCTGTGGGAAACGCTCGGCGTCGCCTCGCTCGAAGATCTCGAGCGTGCCGTCGAGACCGGGCGCATCGCCGAGGTCGCCGGGTTCGGTGGGCGCACCGTCGAGCGTCTGCGGCGAGCGCTCGAGCGGCTCCGCCAACGACCGTTGGCGGAGCGGTCGCGGCTGCTTTTGATCTCGGATGCCTGCGACGCTGCCGAGCGCGTGCTGGCGCTGCTCGCAGAGTGCGACGGCGTCCTCGCCGCCGAGGCGGTCGGCGGTGTGCGGCGGGCGGTCGAAGCGACCGCCGATGTCGATCTGCTCGCTGCCGCAGCGGTGCCGGCAAAGGCGGTCGGCGAGCGGCTTGCGGCGAGCGGCGCCTTCCAGTCGGTGGCGCTGACCGAGGACGGCGACGACGGCGGCGGCGAGACTGCGGGCGTGGCCCGCCTGACCCTTCAGACCCACGACGGCATCGCCGTCGACCTGCGACTGTGCGCGCCCGACGCTTTCGCCGTCGCGCTGCAGCAGCTCACCGGTTCGCAGCGCCACAGCGCGCGTATCCGCGAGCTGGCCAGCGAGCAGGGCATCGAGCTTTCGCCCGCCGGCGCGAGGCGGGCGGGCGCTGCGCTGCGCTGCGCCACCGAGGCGGACGTCTACGCGCTCGTCGGCATGCCGTGGATCCCGCCCGAGCTGCGCGAGGACCGCGGCGAGATCGAGGCTGCACAGGCGGGCTCGCTGCCGGATCTCGTGACGGTCGAGCAGATCCGCGGCGATCTTCACTGCCACACGACGGCTTCCGACGGCCGCGCAGACGCTCGCACGATGGCGCTGGCGGCGCGCGAGCGCGGCTACGAGTACCTGGCGATCACCGACCACTCGGCGAGCCACGGTTTCGGCAACGCGGTCTCGGCGAGCGAGCTCGAGCAGCAGATCGAGCGTGTCGCCGCTCTCGACGCCGAGCTCGAGGGCATCACGCTCCTCTGCGGCAGCGAGATCTCGCTGCGACCCGACGGGTCGCTCGACTACCCCGATGAGCTCGTCGAGCGCCTTGACTGGGTGATCGCGAGCGTTCACACCTCGTTCGCGCTACCCGAGCGCGAGATGACGGCGCGCATCGTCGCCGCGATGGAGAACCCGCTGGTCGATGCGATCGGCCATCCCACCGGCCGCTTGATCGGTCGCCGCGACCCCTACGCCGTCGACGTCGAGGCGCTTGTCGAGGCGGCGGTGAAGACGGGCACGATGCTCGAGATCAACGGCAACCCCGACCGCCGCGACCTGTCGGAGGTGTGGGCACGCCTCGCGGCCGAGGCGGGGGCGATGCTCGTCATCAACTCAGATGCGCACAGCCCCGAGGGGTTCGACGTGATCCGCTACGGCGTCGCCACCGCACGCCGCGGGTGGGTGGGGGCGCAGTCGGTCGCCAACACCCGTCCGCTCGCCGAGCTCAGGCGGCTGCGCAAACGTGCACGTGTCTAG
- a CDS encoding polyprenol monophosphomannose synthase: MPSAWLILPTYNEADNLPRIAPLALAALEQTGLDVTLLVVDDASPDGTGRIADKLAEHDARIRVLHRRSKAGIGPAYVAGFEQALAGGADLLLQMDADFSHDPADLPRLVAPVAAGEADLVLGSRYVTGGQIERWGPLRRAISRVGCWYAQVVLGVGVRDLTGGFKCIHRRVFGVVAPRTLRTNGYGFQIEVTYRALRAGMRVREVPITFRERERGKSKMSMAIALEAAWRVPALRLRVARSRSDDIVAIDSVREETAKWQDRSRT; the protein is encoded by the coding sequence GTGCCGTCGGCCTGGCTGATCCTGCCCACCTACAACGAGGCGGACAATCTGCCTCGCATCGCACCGCTCGCCCTCGCCGCGCTGGAGCAAACCGGCCTCGATGTCACGCTGCTCGTGGTCGACGACGCGTCCCCCGACGGCACAGGGCGGATCGCCGACAAGCTCGCTGAACACGACGCGCGCATCCGCGTTCTCCACCGTCGCAGCAAAGCGGGTATCGGCCCCGCATATGTAGCCGGCTTCGAGCAAGCTCTCGCTGGCGGCGCCGACCTCTTGTTGCAGATGGACGCCGACTTTTCGCACGACCCGGCGGACCTGCCTCGCCTCGTCGCGCCGGTCGCAGCGGGCGAAGCCGACCTCGTGCTCGGGTCGCGCTACGTCACCGGCGGACAGATCGAGCGCTGGGGGCCGCTGCGCCGGGCGATTAGCCGCGTCGGCTGTTGGTACGCACAGGTGGTGCTAGGTGTCGGCGTGCGCGACCTAACGGGTGGCTTCAAGTGCATCCATCGGCGGGTGTTCGGGGTCGTAGCACCGAGGACCTTGCGCACCAACGGCTATGGCTTCCAGATCGAAGTCACCTACCGCGCGCTGCGCGCCGGTATGCGCGTGCGCGAGGTACCGATCACCTTCCGCGAGCGCGAGCGCGGCAAGTCGAAGATGAGCATGGCGATCGCGCTCGAGGCAGCGTGGCGTGTACCCGCTCTCCGCCTGCGTGTCGCGCGGTCGCGCAGCGACGATATCGTGGCCATCGACAGCGTCCGAGAGGAGACAGCGAAGTGGCAGGATCGATCAAGGACGTAA
- the trxA gene encoding thioredoxin, whose translation MAGSIKDVTDATFQVDVLEASKPVLVDFWAPWCGPCRVIAPHLEELANERDDIEIVKLNVDENPQTAARYGVMSIPTLILFKAGQPVHQIVGAMPKQRIAQELEPALRA comes from the coding sequence GTGGCAGGATCGATCAAGGACGTAACTGACGCGACCTTCCAGGTCGATGTGCTCGAGGCGTCGAAGCCGGTGCTTGTCGACTTCTGGGCACCCTGGTGCGGTCCGTGCCGGGTGATCGCCCCGCACCTCGAGGAGTTGGCGAACGAGCGCGACGACATCGAGATCGTCAAGCTCAACGTCGACGAAAACCCGCAAACCGCGGCGCGCTACGGCGTCATGTCGATCCCGACGCTAATCCTGTTCAAGGCCGGTCAGCCGGTACACCAGATCGTCGGCGCGATGCCCAAGCAGCGCATCGCGCAGGAGCTCGAGCCAGCTCTGCGGGCGTAG